Below is a genomic region from Candidatus Aminicenantes bacterium.
TACACTAAACCTGTCCTTGCATAAGCGTTTTCTTTCGGGTAGATTATTATATGAGTCAACGATACCCTCTTCAAGTAGATTTTTGATGAGGCAATGCGCACCATTGCTATGCGTTCCCAAGTTAGGTAATATAGGGAACGCATCTAGTGATACCATCACTATGCGTTTCCAAATTCGATAAGCTGGAAACGCATCTATGATACCATCACTATGCGTTTCCAAATTCGGTAAGCTGGAAACGCATTTAGTGATGGTATATTGCCACTAGTTGATTTTCCCAATCAACGAACTTAGGAAAATCAAAGTGGCAATATGGTATATTGACACTGGCTGATTTTCCCTACTAAAAAACTTGGGAAAATCAGAGTGTCAATATGGTGTATTGGCGCTAGATGATTTTCCAACAACTGACCTTGGAAAATTATAGCGCCAATAATTTCATTTCCATTCCAACTTAACTTGATATTGCCACTCGATTATTTCTCTTACTAGTTATCGGGGTATTCCATTTATTTGTTAGAAAATAATAGGTGAGGGGCGAATCGCAACTACAGCAAAAAATGCGGTGATTTTATCTTGATTGAAATTAGTTTATTTCTGTGATATTTTTTTGTCAAATAGAAAGAAATGATGATCAAGAAGCAGCGGCATGATCGATGGCCAGGGTCGTCGGAAATATTTTATTTAAAGGAGAATATTTTATGAATGTAAAAAAGGAATATCTGTCGCCCTGTGGAATGTATTGCAGCGTGTGCGCGGTCCGGGCGGCGGATCGCGACGATGATCGGGAACTCAAGGAAAAGCTGGCCCCGATCTTCGGAATAAAACCCGAGCAGGTGGCCTGTGACGGTTGCCGGTCCGAAAAAGCGTTTCCATTTGCTCTGGCGTGCGCCATCAGGGCGTGCGCAAACGAAAAGCGTCTCGAAGCCTGCCATCAGTGCGGAGATTTCCCATGCAATCATGTCAGCGCTTTCCCGTTCGAGATTTCGCGGCAGGCGATGCTGGCCGCCATGCCGCGCTGGAAGGAATTGGGGACCGAGCAATGGGTCAAGGAAACGGAGAAACGTTTTACGTGCCCCCATTGCGGGGCGCTCCTGCACCGCTATGCCCAGCAGTGCAACCACTGTCAAAAGCCGTTCGCTTGATTTTTAAGCAGCGTTACCCGACCACCCGAATTTCGCGCGGCATATCGGACAGCACATCCGCGCCTGTTTCGGTGATGACCACATTGTCTTCGATGCGGGCACCGTTCCGGCCGGGCAGGTAGATGCCCGGTTCAACCGTGAACGCCATGCCGGGTTCAAGGATTTGCATGTTGTCGCCGCGCATGTACGGTTCCTCGTGGCCTTCCATGCCGATGCCGTGGCCGGTGCGGTGCGTGAAGTATTTCCCATAACCGGATTTTTCGATCAGGTCACGCGCGGCGATGTCCACATTCGCGCAAGGAACGCCGGGCATGGCGGCGGCACGGCCGGCGGCATTCGCTTCCTGCACGATCTTGTGG
It encodes:
- a CDS encoding DUF3795 domain-containing protein, encoding MNVKKEYLSPCGMYCSVCAVRAADRDDDRELKEKLAPIFGIKPEQVACDGCRSEKAFPFALACAIRACANEKRLEACHQCGDFPCNHVSAFPFEISRQAMLAAMPRWKELGTEQWVKETEKRFTCPHCGALLHRYAQQCNHCQKPFA